The Desulfovibrio subterraneus genome has a segment encoding these proteins:
- a CDS encoding FAD-dependent oxidoreductase: MSKHVVVIGAVALGPKAACRFKRLEPGSRVTLIDQAPRISYGGCGIPYFVSGEVNSVTDLQSTPYHIVRDAAFFKTNKDVDVLTNTRATKVNRAEKTVEIVDVLTGKTDTLHYDKLVLAMGSKANLPPFEGINLSGISAATNLDEAEMLRNAVAAGQVNSAVIVGAGFIGLEMAVAFADMWGIETTVVELQDQVLPNFLSKSMATMAQHDLEEKGVTVLLGESVQRFEGEDGAVARVVTNKRTIEADLVVLAAGVSPNTGLAKEAGIECDPRGAIIVDEYMRTNDPDIYSGGDCVTIPNLVTGKRGYYPLGSMANRQGRVIGTNLAGGKDTFPGAVGGWVVKLFDQSACGAGLTIENAVKEGFDAISVHVEQFDRAHFFPEKALMSLELVVDKPTRRVLGIQGMSELGDALTARINAVVPLLKAHSTIEEVSNLEVVYSPPFASAMDIVNALGNVTENVLEGRNHMMTPAEFAKAWGNCDTDEMCFIDTRLSGNAQPLVEKYPGRWHNIPNEEIRARINEVPADKPIVVICNTGLRSYEAMLLLNELGRGDVKSAAGGMVAQKKIGSAI; this comes from the coding sequence GGCCCAAGGCCGCCTGCCGTTTCAAACGCCTCGAACCCGGCTCCAGGGTCACGCTCATAGATCAGGCTCCGCGCATTTCCTACGGCGGCTGCGGCATTCCCTATTTCGTTTCCGGTGAAGTGAACAGCGTCACCGATCTGCAGTCCACGCCCTACCACATAGTGCGCGACGCAGCCTTTTTCAAAACCAACAAGGACGTTGACGTTCTGACCAACACCCGCGCCACCAAGGTGAACCGTGCGGAAAAGACTGTTGAGATCGTCGACGTGCTCACCGGCAAGACCGACACCCTGCACTATGACAAGCTGGTGCTGGCCATGGGCTCCAAGGCCAACCTGCCCCCCTTTGAAGGCATCAACCTTTCCGGCATATCCGCGGCCACCAATCTTGATGAAGCCGAGATGCTTCGCAATGCCGTTGCCGCCGGTCAGGTGAACAGCGCCGTTATCGTGGGTGCGGGTTTCATCGGCCTTGAAATGGCCGTGGCCTTTGCCGACATGTGGGGCATTGAAACCACTGTTGTGGAACTGCAGGATCAGGTTCTGCCCAACTTCCTTTCCAAGTCCATGGCCACCATGGCCCAGCACGACCTTGAGGAAAAGGGCGTGACCGTTCTGCTCGGCGAGTCCGTGCAGCGCTTCGAAGGCGAAGACGGTGCCGTGGCCCGCGTGGTCACCAACAAGCGCACCATCGAAGCCGACCTCGTGGTGCTGGCAGCAGGCGTTTCCCCCAACACCGGCCTTGCCAAAGAAGCGGGCATTGAATGCGACCCGCGCGGTGCCATTATCGTTGACGAATACATGCGTACCAACGATCCCGATATTTACTCCGGCGGCGACTGCGTCACCATACCCAACCTCGTGACGGGCAAACGCGGCTACTACCCGCTCGGCTCCATGGCCAACCGTCAGGGCCGCGTTATCGGCACCAACCTTGCGGGCGGCAAGGACACTTTCCCCGGCGCAGTCGGCGGCTGGGTGGTAAAACTCTTTGATCAGTCTGCATGCGGCGCGGGCCTGACCATCGAAAACGCCGTGAAGGAAGGCTTTGACGCCATCAGCGTGCATGTGGAGCAGTTTGACCGCGCCCACTTCTTCCCCGAAAAGGCACTCATGTCCCTTGAACTGGTTGTGGACAAGCCCACCCGCCGCGTGCTCGGCATTCAGGGCATGAGCGAACTGGGCGATGCGCTTACCGCACGCATAAACGCCGTGGTACCGCTGCTCAAGGCACACAGCACCATTGAAGAGGTTTCTAACCTCGAAGTGGTCTACTCACCACCCTTCGCCTCTGCCATGGACATTGTGAACGCTCTTGGCAACGTAACCGAAAACGTGCTGGAAGGTCGCAATCACATGATGACCCCTGCCGAGTTCGCCAAAGCATGGGGCAACTGCGACACCGACGAAATGTGCTTCATCGATACCCGCCTTTCCGGCAACGCCCAGCCTCTTGTGGAAAAATATCCCGGCCGCTGGCACAACATTCCCAACGAGGAAATCCGTGCCCGGATAAATGAAGTGCCTGCAGACAAACCTATAGTGGTTATCTGCAACACCGGCCTGCGCTCGTACGAAGCCATGCTGCTGCTCAACGAACTGGGTCGCGGCGATGTAAAATCCGCTGCCGGCGGCATGGTTGCCCAGAAAAAGATCGGCTCAGCCATTTAG